The Vibrio agarivorans genome contains the following window.
AATCACTGACGCTTGAATCAGTGGAGGCAATTTTGAATAAAAACATGAAGATCCTTATTGTTGATGACTTTTCAACAATGCGCCGTATCGTTAAAAACCTACTTCGTGACTTGGGTTTCAGCAATACTCAAGAAGCGGATGATGGTCTAACGGCATTGCCTATGCTCAAGAAAGGCGATTTTGATTTTGTCGTTACCGATTGGAACATGCCTGGCATGCAAGGTATTGACCTGTTGAAGCACATCCGTGCGGACGCTGAGCTAAAACACCTTCCAGTGTTGATGATCACGGCAGAAGCAAAGCGTGAGCAAATCATCGAAGCGGCACAAGCTGGTG
Protein-coding sequences here:
- the cheY gene encoding chemotaxis response regulator CheY translates to MKILIVDDFSTMRRIVKNLLRDLGFSNTQEADDGLTALPMLKKGDFDFVVTDWNMPGMQGIDLLKHIRADAELKHLPVLMITAEAKREQIIEAAQAGVNGYIVKPFTAATLKEKLDKIFERL